Proteins encoded within one genomic window of Pseudomonadota bacterium:
- a CDS encoding nitroreductase family protein yields MIYDLIRKNRSYRRFYQERAITEEQLKNLVELARLSPSTANIQPLKFILSWTPEKNGLIFSCLTWAAYLKDWDGTVEGERPAGYITILGDKDIMANFSCNHGIAAQSIMLGAVESGFGGCIIASINRERLRAELKIPDKYEILLVITLGVPKEPVEIDEAKEGDIKYWRDEKNVHHVPKRPLSEIILDL; encoded by the coding sequence ATGATATATGATCTGATCAGGAAGAACAGAAGCTACCGCCGTTTTTACCAGGAAAGGGCAATTACCGAAGAACAACTTAAAAACCTTGTTGAACTTGCCCGTCTTTCCCCTTCAACCGCTAATATCCAACCCTTAAAATTTATCCTCTCATGGACGCCGGAAAAAAACGGCTTAATATTCTCATGTCTTACCTGGGCTGCCTATCTTAAAGACTGGGACGGTACCGTAGAAGGCGAAAGGCCGGCTGGTTATATAACAATCCTCGGCGATAAGGATATTATGGCAAATTTCAGTTGTAATCATGGAATTGCAGCACAGAGCATTATGTTAGGGGCAGTAGAGTCTGGTTTTGGCGGATGTATCATAGCTTCAATAAATAGAGAAAGATTAAGGGCTGAGCTGAAAATACCTGATAAATATGAGATATTGCTCGTAATAACCCTTGGTGTTCCCAAAGAACCTGTTGAAATCGACGAAGCAAAAGAGGGGGATATAAAATACTGGCGGGACGAAAAAAATGTGCATCATGTCCCGAAACGCCCTTTGTCGGAGATTATTCTCGACCTATAG
- a CDS encoding TIGR01777 family oxidoreductase — translation MKIFLTGGTGFLGQYLCRVFIGKGHKVTMLVRKPVANNYFNQGISIISGDPLAEGDWQRQIAGHEAVVNLTGASIFQRWTKSVKKEILETRIISTSRIVDAMKKSRAKGVTLFNASGAGYYGPCGEPAINESVKSGNTFLARVASAWEQTALKAEDDGVRVILCRFGIVLGRHGGAFPRLMVLARFHACTPWGSGEQWFSWIHERDVAGIFEFLLEHNDIRGPVNFTSPLPVKNREMANILNGILKMNPLLPVMPAWFLRSILGEFSQVFLDGQRVLPDVLTKQGFVFKLPVLRDAAADLLQYEKNKA, via the coding sequence ATGAAGATCTTCCTAACCGGCGGAACCGGTTTTCTGGGGCAATACCTCTGCAGGGTATTTATTGGAAAGGGGCATAAAGTAACAATGCTTGTCCGTAAACCGGTTGCGAATAATTACTTTAATCAGGGTATTAGTATCATCAGCGGCGACCCATTAGCTGAAGGAGACTGGCAGAGGCAGATTGCCGGTCACGAAGCAGTTGTTAATCTAACCGGGGCTTCTATCTTTCAAAGATGGACAAAGAGCGTTAAGAAGGAGATTCTTGAAACAAGGATTATTTCTACTTCTCGCATTGTTGATGCAATGAAAAAGTCAAGGGCAAAGGGAGTAACTCTTTTTAATGCTTCAGGCGCAGGCTATTATGGCCCTTGCGGTGAACCTGCTATTAATGAAAGCGTTAAATCCGGCAATACCTTTCTTGCAAGGGTTGCTTCAGCTTGGGAACAGACAGCTTTAAAGGCAGAGGATGACGGTGTAAGGGTTATACTGTGCAGGTTCGGTATTGTCCTCGGCAGACACGGCGGTGCATTCCCAAGATTGATGGTGCTTGCCCGCTTTCATGCCTGTACTCCCTGGGGAAGCGGTGAACAATGGTTTTCCTGGATTCATGAAAGGGATGTGGCGGGAATATTTGAATTTCTTCTTGAGCACAATGATATCAGAGGTCCTGTCAATTTTACTTCTCCACTGCCAGTTAAAAACCGTGAAATGGCAAACATTCTTAACGGTATACTAAAAATGAATCCACTTTTACCTGTAATGCCTGCCTGGTTTTTGCGAAGCATACTTGGAGAATTCTCACAGGTTTTCCTTGACGGACAAAGGGTCCTGCCTGATGTGCTTACAAAGCAAGGTTTTGTCTTTAAGCTCCCTGTTCTCAGAGATGCTGCGGCAGATTTGCTGCAATATGAAAAAAATAAGGCATAA
- a CDS encoding DUF2071 domain-containing protein, whose product MSIFPSFAVQMDIHDILYLSWLIPEKRLQPAIPAHMHFALTHEGQTIISIVIFRSKNVVSSFFPFLHFSYNQANIRAYVIDPVSGMPAVFFIKSGITSPFVSFVTGLLKIPWNSISMCLDVRYKNDHLYQYHVEGNWEEHFNIELKEDFNPLDPAPFQNLEEAARFLTCPAVGFYGRSEKLIRFEVNHSAIKPSNGRLISIQCPILVNSGLIINNELETPNSILIAPYGHFTVFMPPAMISIQ is encoded by the coding sequence ATGAGCATTTTCCCTTCATTTGCCGTTCAGATGGACATTCATGATATTCTATACCTTTCCTGGCTCATACCTGAAAAAAGGTTGCAACCCGCCATTCCTGCTCATATGCATTTTGCTTTAACACATGAAGGTCAAACAATCATCTCAATTGTCATTTTTCGGAGTAAAAATGTCGTTTCATCTTTTTTCCCGTTTCTTCATTTTTCATATAATCAGGCAAACATACGTGCTTATGTGATTGACCCTGTAAGCGGGATGCCTGCAGTTTTCTTTATTAAGAGCGGCATTACCTCACCATTTGTTTCCTTCGTAACGGGACTTTTGAAAATACCCTGGAATTCTATCTCCATGTGTCTTGATGTCCGGTACAAGAATGATCATCTTTATCAATATCACGTTGAGGGCAATTGGGAGGAGCATTTCAACATAGAATTAAAAGAAGATTTTAACCCTTTAGATCCTGCCCCTTTTCAAAATCTCGAAGAGGCAGCCAGGTTTCTCACATGTCCTGCCGTAGGTTTCTATGGAAGATCAGAAAAACTTATCCGCTTTGAGGTAAATCACTCGGCGATTAAACCTTCAAACGGAAGGCTTATATCAATACAGTGTCCTATACTGGTCAATTCAGGGCTTATCATAAACAATGAGCTGGAAACCCCAAACAGTATACTCATTGCTCCTTATGGCCATTTCACTGTTTTTATGCCGCCGGCAATGATTTCCATACAATAG
- a CDS encoding deoxyribodipyrimidine photo-lyase, translating to MLRDRISTIKEGPDNSGSIVYWMSRDQRIEDNWALIYSQELALRKNAPLAVVFCIAPGFLDAALRQYNFLLTGLKELQWRLKELNVPFFLLTGDPGTAILKFVNDQKVSALVTDFDPLRIKRGWKNKVAQNIKIPFFEVDAHNIVPCTIVSQKAEYGAYTIRKKIQRALPLFMDAFPFIQKHPFTWMKVTPPIEWDVILNSLKINRSVKDADWIAPGEHHAHKALERFIEEKLEGYETGRNNPSRHGQSGLSPYLHFGQLSAQRVVLEVEKSCVPVLSKNAFLEELIVRRELSDNYCFYNHNYDRFEGFPGWAQKTLNMHRQDMRSYIYSREVLEDAATHDKLWNAAQKEMVKCGKMHGYMRMYWAKKILEWTNSPEEAMSVAIYLNDKYELDGRDPNGYAGIAWSIGGVHDRAWNERVIFGKIRYMSYNGCKSKFNIKEYIDRGGGL from the coding sequence ATGCTAAGGGATAGAATATCAACTATCAAGGAAGGGCCCGACAATAGCGGTTCCATTGTCTACTGGATGAGCCGCGATCAAAGAATAGAAGACAACTGGGCGCTCATCTATTCACAGGAACTGGCGCTTAGAAAAAATGCGCCTCTTGCGGTGGTTTTCTGCATCGCACCCGGTTTTCTCGATGCAGCACTGCGCCAGTATAACTTTTTGCTGACAGGATTGAAAGAACTCCAGTGGAGACTGAAAGAACTCAATGTCCCTTTTTTTCTATTAACCGGAGACCCTGGAACCGCCATCCTAAAGTTTGTAAACGATCAGAAGGTTTCTGCCCTCGTAACCGATTTTGATCCGCTTAGAATAAAAAGGGGATGGAAGAATAAAGTCGCACAAAACATAAAGATCCCCTTTTTTGAGGTGGATGCTCATAATATTGTGCCCTGCACTATAGTATCACAAAAGGCAGAGTATGGGGCTTACACGATCAGAAAAAAAATTCAGAGAGCCTTACCTCTTTTTATGGACGCTTTTCCTTTTATACAAAAGCATCCTTTTACATGGATGAAAGTAACGCCTCCCATTGAATGGGACGTAATTTTGAATTCACTTAAGATCAATAGAAGTGTAAAGGATGCTGACTGGATTGCTCCCGGAGAACACCATGCACACAAAGCACTGGAAAGATTCATTGAAGAAAAACTCGAAGGCTATGAAACAGGAAGAAACAACCCTTCAAGGCATGGCCAATCCGGTCTTTCTCCCTACCTTCACTTCGGTCAGCTTTCAGCGCAGCGCGTTGTCCTTGAGGTTGAAAAAAGCTGCGTTCCGGTTCTTTCGAAAAATGCCTTTCTTGAGGAACTTATAGTTCGCAGGGAACTATCAGACAACTATTGTTTTTATAACCATAATTATGACCGTTTCGAGGGTTTCCCCGGGTGGGCGCAGAAGACACTGAATATGCACAGACAGGACATGAGATCCTATATTTATTCCAGGGAAGTATTGGAAGATGCGGCAACACACGACAAACTTTGGAATGCCGCCCAGAAAGAAATGGTAAAATGCGGCAAGATGCATGGCTATATGAGAATGTACTGGGCAAAAAAGATACTTGAGTGGACAAATTCCCCGGAAGAGGCCATGAGTGTAGCTATATATCTCAACGACAAATACGAACTTGACGGCAGAGACCCTAACGGATATGCCGGTATCGCCTGGAGCATCGGTGGAGTCCACGATAGGGCATGGAATGAAAGAGTTATTTTTGGAAAAATTCGTTACATGAGTTATAATGGTTGCAAATCAAAGTTCAACATCAAGGAATACATTGATCGGGGAGGAGGGTTATGA
- a CDS encoding pyridoxamine 5'-phosphate oxidase family protein produces MSRKTERKSRNTVIQDEQIPVAANKGNVFVPERLRVLDKEEHFGVLATSDNGKPYTSLVAYALSPDLKNIIFTTSKKTSKYRNILHSNHVALLIDNRIQSQQKLLETEVITVIGTAKPIRRGKIWKELAMVFLGKHPEFDSFLVSPATALIAIEITRCIHVSSFQTLSICDY; encoded by the coding sequence ATGAGTAGGAAAACAGAAAGGAAAAGTCGAAATACGGTCATTCAGGATGAACAAATACCTGTGGCGGCAAATAAAGGAAACGTATTCGTACCGGAGAGATTGAGAGTCCTGGATAAAGAAGAACATTTTGGGGTTCTTGCTACCAGCGACAACGGAAAACCTTACACTTCCCTTGTTGCTTATGCACTATCACCGGATTTAAAAAATATTATTTTTACAACGTCAAAGAAAACAAGCAAATATAGAAACATTCTTCATTCTAACCACGTTGCGCTGCTTATAGATAACCGCATTCAATCTCAACAAAAGCTGCTTGAAACAGAAGTAATAACCGTTATCGGAACCGCAAAACCAATTAGGAGAGGCAAGATATGGAAGGAACTTGCAATGGTATTTCTCGGTAAACATCCTGAATTTGACTCGTTCCTGGTCTCCCCTGCTACAGCTCTCATAGCAATAGAGATCACCCGATGCATACATGTTAGCAGCTTTCAAACACTATCAATATGTGACTATTGA
- a CDS encoding MaoC family dehydratase, translated as MNSVFNVPIDERYFEDYVPGAMYEFGSIVVTEEEIIEFAKRYDPQTFHVDPIAARKTGFGSLIASGWHTAALAMRLLVDNYISHVASLGSPGADELRWPKPVRPGDELSIRVRVLEARRSKSKPDRGVVRSFVEVLNQNHEVVMTRTAVGITRCRNRV; from the coding sequence ATGAATTCTGTTTTTAACGTGCCCATCGATGAGCGGTATTTCGAGGATTATGTACCTGGCGCAATGTATGAATTTGGATCTATAGTGGTGACTGAAGAGGAAATCATTGAATTTGCGAAACGATATGACCCACAGACCTTCCATGTTGATCCGATTGCTGCCCGAAAGACCGGATTCGGCAGCCTTATCGCAAGCGGATGGCATACGGCAGCACTGGCAATGAGACTGCTTGTCGACAACTATATTTCACATGTTGCGAGCCTTGGTTCACCCGGTGCTGATGAATTGCGCTGGCCCAAACCGGTACGGCCAGGCGATGAGCTTTCTATACGAGTAAGGGTTCTGGAAGCAAGACGCTCCAAATCAAAGCCTGATCGGGGAGTTGTCCGGTCATTCGTGGAAGTGTTGAATCAGAATCACGAGGTAGTGATGACCCGAACAGCGGTAGGGATCACACGCTGCCGTAACAGGGTTTGA
- a CDS encoding NAD(P)H-dependent oxidoreductase yields the protein MGNAEGTGSKKISILGFAGSLRKGSFNKAILRAAVELLPEEAELDIFDLEGIPPFNQDLESQMPERVKEFKQKIRAADAILIATPEYNYSVPGVLKNAIDWASRPYGDNVFSGKPLALMGASIGMLGTARAQYHLRQTLVFLNVYPLNQPEIMIPFVEQKIDENGNLADEKTRSKIKELIESLISWTKRLNLK from the coding sequence ATGGGAAATGCTGAGGGAACAGGAAGCAAAAAAATTTCTATTCTTGGCTTTGCGGGAAGTCTTAGAAAAGGTTCTTTTAACAAGGCGATCTTGAGAGCAGCGGTTGAACTTCTCCCTGAAGAGGCTGAGCTTGATATTTTTGATCTCGAAGGCATACCACCCTTCAATCAGGACCTTGAAAGTCAGATGCCGGAGCGGGTAAAGGAATTTAAGCAGAAGATCAGGGCGGCTGATGCAATTTTAATCGCTACGCCGGAATATAACTATTCCGTACCAGGTGTGCTTAAAAATGCAATTGACTGGGCGTCACGCCCTTACGGAGATAACGTATTCTCTGGTAAACCTCTGGCGCTTATGGGTGCTTCCATAGGAATGCTCGGAACTGCAAGGGCACAGTATCACCTCCGGCAGACGCTTGTCTTCCTCAATGTCTACCCGTTAAACCAGCCGGAAATAATGATTCCCTTTGTTGAACAAAAAATTGATGAGAATGGGAATCTGGCAGACGAAAAAACAAGAAGCAAAATAAAGGAATTGATTGAAAGTTTGATTAGCTGGACCAAAAGGCTGAATTTGAAATGA
- a CDS encoding radical SAM protein: protein MLSIILSVVKVLLIQPPIDDFYHTKIRTYPLQLLYLATKIKDICDVSIIDFRTNMKSMIISENPFPELENYYKDGIHTPFSMFSRYYRFGAGTGEIKKAISDSKPDVIAVSSLFSTYAAEAQEVAGLAKEVSREIITIMGGTHPTVLPELVLNDPDIDYIVRGEGETPLFQLIHFLQTGRKDKVDEIPGICFVKKDNSRHISNINIESSIDLIPERRFLRAEDYRIGKKNYTFFLTSRGCPFHCSFCGKPPVPYRKRSIESIEKEIEDCISLDIQAIDFEDDMLTYDTKFFNRVLGMLQGQGITLSAMNGIYAETLNEDTLDRMYDAGFRRLNFSLVDISSSVIRRQKRHLPSNFLKLLPYLEYSQFLVEVHFIIGLPEQRPEDVIETLVFLMGKRLLPGPSMFYLAPGSPMFDKNLNNNPEERLKSMRSSAMTEVNPLFPRNAVHTFMKLTRFINFVKNCLDKESSLKKLSDLPVLLDAGKGNTERHIFNTLLFEKRLIHYDMRKKSFVDEQQDKELISAFFRKADNAVIKGFKTTNSLIVDV from the coding sequence ATGCTTTCAATTATACTCTCTGTTGTGAAGGTTCTGCTTATCCAGCCTCCTATTGATGATTTTTATCACACAAAGATAAGGACATATCCTTTGCAGCTTCTGTATCTTGCTACAAAGATAAAAGATATTTGTGACGTATCCATCATTGATTTCAGGACAAATATGAAATCAATGATAATATCGGAAAACCCTTTCCCTGAACTGGAAAACTATTACAAGGACGGTATTCATACGCCTTTTTCCATGTTTAGTAGATACTACCGTTTCGGAGCCGGCACGGGCGAGATAAAAAAGGCTATCTCTGATAGTAAACCAGATGTTATTGCCGTATCATCTCTGTTTTCAACATATGCAGCAGAGGCTCAAGAGGTTGCAGGGCTTGCTAAAGAAGTAAGCAGAGAGATTATAACCATAATGGGAGGGACACATCCTACAGTTTTACCGGAGCTTGTACTGAATGATCCGGATATAGATTATATTGTCAGAGGAGAAGGTGAAACGCCCCTGTTCCAGTTGATTCATTTTTTGCAAACAGGCCGGAAAGACAAGGTTGACGAAATCCCGGGGATTTGTTTTGTAAAAAAGGATAATAGCAGGCATATTTCGAATATAAATATTGAAAGCAGCATTGATTTGATCCCTGAGAGGCGGTTTTTACGTGCGGAAGACTACAGGATTGGCAAAAAAAACTACACTTTCTTCCTGACTTCGAGAGGTTGTCCCTTCCATTGTTCATTCTGCGGTAAACCGCCCGTTCCATACAGAAAAAGAAGCATTGAGAGCATTGAAAAAGAGATTGAAGACTGCATTAGTCTGGATATTCAAGCTATTGATTTTGAAGACGATATGCTTACATATGACACAAAATTCTTTAATCGTGTTTTAGGTATGTTGCAAGGGCAGGGTATTACCCTCTCTGCCATGAATGGAATTTATGCTGAAACGTTGAATGAAGACACGCTTGATAGAATGTACGATGCAGGGTTCAGAAGACTCAACTTTTCCCTGGTAGACATAAGCTCATCGGTTATCAGGAGACAAAAAAGACATTTGCCGTCAAATTTCCTGAAGCTTTTACCCTACCTCGAATATTCTCAGTTTCTTGTTGAAGTCCATTTCATTATAGGGCTGCCGGAACAAAGACCTGAAGATGTGATTGAAACGCTTGTCTTTCTTATGGGTAAAAGGCTGCTCCCAGGACCGAGCATGTTTTACCTTGCACCTGGTAGTCCCATGTTCGACAAAAATTTGAACAATAATCCGGAAGAACGCCTGAAATCAATGAGATCAAGCGCTATGACCGAAGTAAACCCGTTGTTCCCAAGAAATGCTGTTCATACATTTATGAAACTCACGAGGTTTATAAATTTTGTAAAGAACTGTCTCGATAAAGAGAGTTCTCTGAAGAAGTTAAGCGATCTCCCGGTTTTACTTGATGCCGGAAAGGGAAACACTGAAAGGCACATTTTTAATACGCTTTTATTCGAAAAAAGATTGATCCATTATGATATGAGAAAAAAATCTTTTGTCGATGAGCAGCAGGACAAAGAACTAATCAGCGCATTTTTCAGGAAAGCTGACAATGCTGTAATAAAGGGTTTTAAAACAACTAACTCACTGATTGTTGATGTATAA
- a CDS encoding PaaI family thioesterase gives MYEHALFELAKNTPYYQHIGIEIVEAGDGFAKLVLKYKDCLSHPFGYFHGGVIASLADSSGINAVMTTLREGEKALTLEMKINFLLPAKNPEIYAEAKVVHRGRKIAVSDVDVKNTEGQLIAKAIVTCTITR, from the coding sequence ATGTATGAACATGCACTATTCGAGTTGGCAAAAAATACGCCTTATTATCAGCACATAGGCATCGAAATTGTTGAGGCCGGAGATGGATTTGCAAAACTTGTCCTGAAATATAAGGACTGCCTTTCTCACCCTTTCGGATATTTTCACGGAGGGGTTATTGCAAGTCTTGCAGATTCGTCAGGCATCAATGCAGTGATGACTACCCTGCGGGAAGGCGAAAAGGCCCTTACCCTTGAGATGAAGATAAATTTTCTCTTGCCGGCAAAAAATCCGGAGATATATGCTGAAGCTAAGGTTGTCCACAGAGGGAGGAAAATTGCAGTGTCTGATGTTGATGTAAAAAATACTGAAGGACAACTGATTGCAAAGGCTATTGTAACATGTACAATTACTAGATAA
- a CDS encoding PBP1A family penicillin-binding protein — MKKRLQFYLVSLVILSILFMVVGYTIYIIKDIPSVNMLKDLYNKPASSIYGSNDQLVYLIVPDNRIFVSYNKIPKHVKDAFLAAEDAEFFKHGGIEFQGIARAFWKNIVHGRLVQGGSTITQQVIKTLILGPEKSALRKLREAILAYKLENYLTKKEILNLYLNNVYMGHGVYGVEAASQVYFGKHIWETTRAEAALLAGIVQAPSRYTPKKHPGNARARQEYVIDQMFEKNMIDNKKKKEILNEKIRIKEDDGVFADTYFKDFILQHVEEKFGKGILSRKKLQIYATIDGQSQKHAEDAVKRGLYLYEQRKGDYFVLYRLGRRKWDDFMRASDRDLKFSGLLPGKEYSVLISERMKNGYQVFIGHEKGTLTIDTFPYKPGDVVKVLYSSTDKKKNHIFQPVRSLKVEGALLCMDVNTGYVLAMVGGRDFDKSPYNRAVSAKVQSGSAFKPFIYLAALKKGYEPDSIIIDEPKTYSSGLGGAWTPRNYDGKYEGRITIKDAIAYSKNAATVRLLEEVGISTVKEAIAELGIDAEIPDNLSIALGSSNMTLLDLVKGFSAFANGGYRIKPVFIRKIVDEDGNILEENGIEKQRVIPEEIAQKMNLLLKGPVEYGTAKGATRIGYPIAGKTGTTSNYYDALFMGYSPHIATGVWVGFDTRTSLGKGESGARVCLPIWMNFMGSALRNYPPDDFGQSVEPVKEDDTTGATAPEK, encoded by the coding sequence TTGAAGAAAAGATTACAATTTTACCTTGTTTCACTTGTGATTTTATCTATATTATTCATGGTTGTAGGCTATACCATCTATATAATAAAAGATATACCATCAGTAAATATGCTGAAGGATTTGTACAACAAGCCAGCGAGCAGTATCTATGGCTCAAACGACCAACTTGTGTACCTTATTGTACCTGACAACAGAATATTTGTTTCATACAATAAGATTCCGAAACATGTTAAGGATGCCTTTCTGGCTGCTGAAGATGCAGAATTTTTTAAACATGGTGGTATTGAGTTTCAAGGTATTGCAAGAGCATTCTGGAAAAATATAGTACATGGGAGACTTGTCCAGGGGGGCAGCACAATTACTCAGCAGGTAATTAAAACACTTATTCTTGGCCCTGAAAAAAGTGCATTGAGAAAGTTGAGAGAGGCCATCCTTGCATATAAGCTGGAAAACTACCTGACAAAAAAAGAAATCCTCAACCTCTACCTGAATAATGTGTATATGGGGCATGGCGTTTATGGAGTTGAGGCTGCATCCCAGGTCTATTTCGGAAAGCACATCTGGGAGACTACCCGAGCAGAAGCAGCTCTTCTGGCCGGAATAGTTCAAGCGCCTTCAAGGTATACACCGAAGAAACATCCGGGAAATGCACGGGCAAGGCAGGAATATGTAATTGATCAGATGTTCGAAAAAAATATGATTGACAACAAGAAAAAGAAGGAAATTTTAAACGAAAAGATTCGTATCAAGGAAGATGACGGTGTATTTGCAGATACTTATTTTAAGGACTTTATCCTTCAACATGTTGAAGAAAAATTTGGAAAAGGCATACTATCAAGAAAAAAACTTCAGATATATGCAACAATAGATGGCCAGTCCCAGAAACATGCAGAAGATGCAGTCAAGAGAGGCTTATATCTATATGAGCAGCGCAAAGGTGATTATTTTGTGCTCTATCGCCTTGGAAGAAGAAAATGGGACGACTTTATGCGGGCAAGCGATAGGGACCTGAAGTTTTCCGGACTTTTGCCGGGCAAGGAATATTCGGTTCTGATTTCAGAAAGAATGAAAAATGGCTATCAGGTATTTATAGGACACGAAAAAGGGACTCTTACCATAGATACTTTTCCATATAAACCAGGAGACGTTGTAAAAGTATTATATAGCAGCACAGACAAAAAGAAAAACCATATTTTTCAGCCTGTCAGGAGCCTGAAAGTTGAAGGGGCATTGCTGTGCATGGACGTAAATACGGGTTATGTGCTCGCAATGGTTGGTGGGCGTGATTTTGATAAAAGCCCTTATAACAGGGCTGTTTCTGCAAAAGTACAGTCCGGGAGCGCCTTCAAGCCCTTTATTTATCTGGCAGCTCTTAAGAAGGGGTATGAACCTGATTCCATAATTATTGACGAGCCTAAAACTTACTCTTCAGGACTTGGGGGAGCGTGGACACCCAGAAATTACGACGGAAAATATGAAGGTCGGATTACTATAAAGGACGCTATCGCATACTCAAAAAACGCTGCTACTGTCAGGCTTCTTGAAGAAGTCGGCATAAGCACTGTTAAGGAAGCTATAGCTGAACTAGGCATTGACGCAGAAATCCCGGATAACCTATCTATTGCACTGGGTTCATCAAATATGACGCTTCTTGACCTGGTAAAGGGATTTTCCGCATTTGCAAACGGAGGATACAGGATAAAACCTGTTTTTATCAGGAAGATAGTTGATGAAGACGGAAATATACTCGAAGAGAACGGAATTGAAAAACAGAGGGTTATCCCCGAAGAAATAGCACAGAAAATGAACCTGCTTTTGAAAGGTCCGGTCGAATACGGAACAGCAAAGGGGGCAACAAGGATAGGTTATCCTATTGCAGGGAAGACAGGCACTACAAGCAACTATTATGATGCTCTTTTTATGGGTTATTCACCACATATAGCGACAGGCGTATGGGTAGGGTTTGACACAAGGACATCTCTCGGCAAGGGAGAAAGCGGTGCAAGGGTCTGCCTGCCTATATGGATGAACTTTATGGGGTCTGCATTAAGAAACTACCCACCAGACGATTTTGGTCAGTCCGTAGAACCTGTAAAGGAGGATGATACGACTGGTGCAACTGCTCCTGAAAAGTAG
- a CDS encoding CBS domain-containing protein, which yields MKTVKEILKVKSKDVWSVSPKATVFEALKLMGEKEIGAVMVMDDNKKVVGIISERDYARKIILKGKTSRETPVEEIMTPMSKMFTVKLDNTIEDCMVIITGKRIRHLPVFDGDKFLGLISIGDVVKGKVSEQEKLIEQLSDYITGKYV from the coding sequence ATGAAAACAGTAAAAGAAATTCTAAAAGTTAAATCAAAAGATGTCTGGTCTGTTTCTCCGAAAGCGACGGTTTTTGAAGCATTGAAACTTATGGGAGAAAAAGAAATCGGCGCAGTAATGGTAATGGATGATAATAAAAAAGTAGTCGGCATTATCTCAGAGAGGGACTATGCCAGAAAGATTATTCTGAAAGGCAAGACTTCAAGAGAGACTCCTGTGGAAGAAATTATGACCCCAATGTCCAAAATGTTCACTGTGAAGCTTGATAATACTATTGAAGATTGTATGGTAATAATAACCGGCAAGCGTATAAGGCATCTCCCGGTTTTTGATGGTGATAAATTTTTGGGCCTTATTTCTATCGGTGACGTTGTTAAGGGTAAGGTGTCTGAGCAGGAGAAGCTAATAGAACAGTTAAGCGATTATATAACAGGAAAATACGTATAA